In Candidatus Omnitrophota bacterium, a single genomic region encodes these proteins:
- the waaF gene encoding lipopolysaccharide heptosyltransferase II: MPKDKQVKKILFITLSNIGDNFLSLPVLDTLKECFPLAQIHVMAALRPKEIFENNPLISKVIAYDKHSRLSEKMKLFGQLQRERYDIVIDLRNSLFGALLPARYRISPFLIVPKDIKHMNSRHLYKVKKILLKIKKDLSVSMKETVFFLNPEDKARIKKILLDHGLFFRNDVVVVSAGARSYIKRWPKEKFTELITLMIKEFGVKVVLVGDKDDEPVSEYIASNCPYPVLNLTGQTNIAQLAYLLKRARFLITNDSAPLHIVSYLNVPVVAIFGPTNEEKYGPWSDNYSLAKKDISCRPCEKADCSLGSINCMNMIRADEVLRLARKMIVDKFEPQDKKIDHDFKRILIVRTDRIGDVVLSTPVIKNLRNRFPSAYIAMVVSPQAKEIIDNNPYLDEVILYDKDKEHKGWQQSMEFAGLLAKKKFDIAIILHPTNRMHLLTFLAKIPVRVGYDKKMGFLLSKKIKHTKQLGQKHELEYNLDLLKAIGINAEDKELIFNIRPEVEIWARHKLMNLGVKDNEKVIAIHPSASCPSKIWPHERFAQLADKLIEKYSFKVLIVAAAKDNYLAEKVMKEMYNEAINLSGETSVSQLAAILKRSVLFISNDSGPVHVASAVNTPVISIFGRNQAGLSPKRWAPVGKKDKVLHKEVGCIQCLAHNCKKNFACLRAIGVEDVIRAVEEVLAKQLL; encoded by the coding sequence ATGCCAAAAGATAAACAAGTCAAAAAAATACTATTCATCACCCTAAGCAATATCGGTGATAATTTTCTATCCCTTCCGGTATTAGATACCTTAAAAGAATGTTTCCCCCTTGCCCAGATACACGTAATGGCAGCGCTCCGGCCTAAAGAGATATTTGAGAATAACCCCCTGATAAGTAAAGTCATCGCGTACGATAAGCACTCCCGCTTAAGCGAGAAGATGAAATTGTTCGGCCAGCTCCAGAGAGAAAGATACGATATCGTCATTGATTTGCGCAACAGCCTCTTTGGCGCGCTCCTTCCTGCGCGCTACAGGATTTCGCCGTTTCTTATCGTGCCTAAAGACATAAAGCATATGAATTCCAGGCATCTTTATAAAGTAAAAAAGATCCTGCTTAAGATAAAGAAAGATTTATCCGTAAGCATGAAGGAGACAGTGTTTTTCTTGAACCCCGAGGATAAGGCGCGCATAAAGAAGATCCTTTTAGACCACGGACTTTTTTTCCGTAACGACGTAGTCGTGGTCTCAGCCGGCGCGCGCAGTTATATCAAGCGCTGGCCCAAGGAAAAATTCACCGAGCTCATTACTTTAATGATAAAAGAATTCGGCGTAAAGGTGGTCTTAGTCGGAGATAAGGACGATGAGCCGGTCTCTGAATATATAGCCAGCAACTGCCCGTATCCTGTGTTGAATTTAACGGGCCAAACCAATATCGCCCAGCTTGCGTACCTTTTAAAGCGGGCAAGGTTTTTAATAACTAATGACAGCGCGCCTCTTCATATCGTAAGTTACCTGAACGTGCCGGTAGTGGCAATATTCGGGCCGACCAACGAAGAAAAATACGGTCCCTGGTCGGATAACTATTCGCTGGCAAAAAAAGATATCTCCTGCCGGCCGTGCGAGAAAGCAGATTGTTCCCTCGGCTCGATAAACTGCATGAACATGATAAGGGCTGACGAGGTATTACGCCTTGCGCGCAAGATGATAGTTGACAAGTTTGAGCCGCAAGATAAAAAGATAGACCATGATTTTAAGCGCATCCTCATTGTGCGCACTGACAGGATCGGCGATGTGGTCTTATCTACCCCGGTGATTAAGAACCTGCGCAATAGATTCCCTTCAGCATATATTGCCATGGTGGTTTCTCCGCAGGCAAAGGAGATAATTGACAATAACCCCTATCTTGATGAAGTGATACTCTATGATAAGGACAAAGAGCATAAAGGATGGCAGCAGAGCATGGAATTTGCCGGGCTTCTTGCCAAGAAAAAGTTTGATATAGCAATAATACTGCATCCGACCAACCGCATGCACTTATTGACATTCCTGGCAAAGATACCGGTCAGGGTAGGCTATGACAAGAAAATGGGATTTTTGTTGAGTAAAAAGATAAAGCATACAAAACAATTAGGGCAAAAACACGAGCTTGAGTATAATCTGGATTTATTAAAGGCAATCGGCATAAATGCCGAAGATAAAGAATTAATTTTTAATATCCGCCCGGAAGTTGAGATATGGGCGCGCCATAAATTAATGAATTTGGGCGTAAAAGACAACGAGAAGGTAATAGCAATACATCCCTCAGCAAGTTGCCCTTCTAAGATCTGGCCGCATGAGAGATTTGCACAACTTGCAGATAAGCTTATCGAGAAATACAGCTTTAAAGTGCTCATTGTGGCTGCTGCAAAGGATAATTATCTGGCTGAAAAAGTGATGAAAGAGATGTATAATGAAGCCATAAACTTAAGCGGAGAGACTTCCGTCAGCCAATTAGCCGCAATATTAAAGAGAAGCGTTTTATTCATATCCAATGATTCCGGGCCCGTGCATGTTGCTAGCGCGGTAAACACTCCGGTTATCTCCATTTTTGGCAGGAACCAGGCAGGGCTTAGCCCCAAGCGCTGGGCGCCGGTAGGCAAAAAAGATAAGGTCCTGCATAAAGAAGTCGGCTGCATCCAATGCCTTGCGCATAACTGTAAAAAGAATTTTGCCTGTTTAAGGGCGATAGGTGTGGAGGATGTGATTAGAGCGGTGGAAGAGGTATTAGCGAAGCAGCTGTTATAA
- the waaF gene encoding lipopolysaccharide heptosyltransferase II — MTKRILIFNVNWLGDVLFSTAVIRNLKRNYPDSYIACCVPGRCLQIIKGNPHLDEIIIYDERGKAKGLMPRLKFINMLKTKKFDTVYLLHRSFSRALMCRLAGIPERIGYHTKKRAFLLTKAIKQPKKDSMHRIDYYLNILKESGLACHDRHTEFTFDDMDMLAVGNFFKENDLDDKGLLIAINPGGNWLPKRWPKENWAKLADLIISELKAKVIITGGSQDLKLSKEIEGLMKNKPVISVDIFNLKQLGALLSRIPLFITADSGPLHIASSVGCRNIIAIFGPTSASVTGPVPGDNTLIIQKDVGCKIPCYEVKCPDNRCMKAITPEEVLKEIKKIYAKR; from the coding sequence ATGACTAAAAGGATACTGATTTTTAACGTTAATTGGCTGGGAGATGTATTATTTTCTACCGCGGTTATCAGGAATTTAAAACGCAATTACCCGGATAGCTATATTGCCTGTTGTGTGCCGGGAAGGTGCCTGCAGATTATCAAGGGCAACCCGCACCTGGATGAGATCATTATTTACGACGAGCGCGGCAAGGCAAAGGGCCTTATGCCGCGGCTTAAATTCATCAACATGCTTAAAACAAAGAAATTTGATACGGTTTATCTTTTACACCGGTCGTTCAGCCGCGCGCTTATGTGCAGGCTGGCAGGCATACCTGAGAGGATAGGCTATCATACTAAAAAGAGGGCGTTTCTTCTTACTAAAGCCATAAAACAGCCTAAAAAAGACAGCATGCACCGTATAGATTATTACCTTAATATCTTAAAAGAAAGCGGGCTTGCCTGTCATGACCGGCACACTGAGTTTACATTTGACGACATGGATATGCTTGCCGTTGGCAATTTTTTCAAGGAAAATGATTTGGATGATAAAGGCCTGCTTATTGCTATTAACCCGGGCGGGAATTGGCTTCCCAAACGCTGGCCCAAAGAAAATTGGGCAAAACTGGCTGACCTGATAATCAGTGAATTAAAGGCAAAAGTTATTATTACCGGCGGCTCCCAGGATTTAAAATTAAGCAAAGAAATAGAAGGCTTGATGAAAAATAAGCCGGTCATCTCTGTAGATATCTTTAATTTAAAACAGCTGGGCGCATTGTTAAGCAGGATACCGCTTTTTATTACTGCTGATTCCGGGCCTTTGCATATCGCAAGCTCGGTAGGCTGCAGGAACATTATCGCTATCTTCGGCCCGACTTCGGCCAGCGTAACCGGGCCTGTGCCGGGAGATAATACGCTGATTATCCAAAAAGACGTAGGATGCAAAATCCCATGCTACGAGGTGAAATGCCCGGATAACCGCTGCATGAAGGCGATTACCCCGGAAGAGGTTTTAAAAGAAATCAAAAAGATTTATGCCAAAAGATAA
- the rfaE1 gene encoding D-glycero-beta-D-manno-heptose-7-phosphate kinase → MKEFDKLIKDFRKARILVIGDLILDEYIWGDVSRISPEAPVPVVWAKKRNFMPGGAANVASNIVSLGAKVCLLGVIGDYASADTMLTELKKRKIPTGTVFIDRHRHTTLKTRIIAGHQQIVRVDWEDTHPVPKKINDKIINFVTKNIDKFDAVIIEDYGKGVINIELLEKVVKLGAKKKKVITVDPKEEHFQYYRGVTSITPNRRELENAVRNLKIKDTSNKFKICDDKLFSDKEIENAARQILKYLGLDSILVTLGENGMWLFENNGHDVKIPTVAQEVFDVSGAGDAVIACFTLALASGAQKKKAAALANIAAGIVVGKLGTVPVTKEELLQKIHKL, encoded by the coding sequence ATGAAAGAATTTGATAAGTTAATAAAAGATTTCAGAAAGGCGCGCATCCTTGTAATCGGCGATTTGATACTTGATGAATACATCTGGGGAGATGTAAGCCGGATATCCCCGGAAGCGCCGGTACCGGTAGTGTGGGCAAAGAAGAGGAATTTTATGCCCGGGGGAGCGGCAAATGTCGCATCCAACATCGTTTCCCTTGGCGCAAAAGTATGCCTCTTAGGCGTAATCGGCGATTATGCAAGCGCAGACACCATGCTTACGGAGTTAAAAAAGAGAAAGATACCCACAGGCACTGTCTTTATTGACAGGCACAGGCACACGACATTAAAGACCCGGATTATCGCCGGCCACCAGCAGATAGTGCGCGTTGACTGGGAGGATACGCACCCGGTGCCAAAGAAGATAAACGATAAGATAATAAATTTTGTCACAAAGAACATAGATAAATTTGACGCAGTCATCATTGAAGATTACGGTAAGGGCGTAATAAACATCGAGCTCCTTGAAAAGGTAGTCAAGCTTGGCGCAAAAAAGAAGAAGGTGATCACTGTTGATCCTAAGGAAGAGCATTTCCAGTATTACCGCGGGGTTACTTCAATCACACCCAACAGGCGCGAGCTTGAGAACGCAGTAAGGAACTTAAAGATCAAAGATACTTCCAACAAGTTTAAGATCTGCGACGATAAATTATTCAGCGATAAAGAGATTGAGAATGCCGCCCGCCAGATACTAAAATACCTCGGCTTAGATTCCATACTGGTCACTCTGGGCGAGAACGGGATGTGGCTTTTTGAGAATAACGGCCATGATGTAAAGATACCGACTGTGGCGCAGGAGGTATTTGATGTATCGGGCGCAGGCGATGCGGTTATCGCCTGTTTTACGCTTGCCTTAGCAAGCGGGGCGCAAAAGAAAAAAGCAGCGGCTTTAGCAAACATCGCCGCA
- a CDS encoding polysaccharide deacetylase family protein has translation MLKSKKLKIIIILAALLGIVSMGLVSFIRRNYVPPILMYHFIRPGEPPSMRLTVSPATFERQMRVLKILRYKVRPLSDLVKMMESSEKIPYGTVFITFDDGSKDNYINAYPVLKKYSLPATMFIITQEVGRDDRLNWNEILKMRDSGLIDFGSHCIGPEPLVNLKSEEKIKDEIFRSKAVLEDKLNEPIELFAYPEGLFNERIRQLVIDAGYKLAFTTSKKGYPDNDRFAMKRLRISETSANPIVFCIQVSGVYNFIKEHRDD, from the coding sequence ATGCTTAAATCAAAAAAGCTAAAAATAATAATTATATTGGCTGCGTTATTAGGTATCGTTTCTATGGGCCTGGTATCTTTTATCCGCCGGAACTATGTTCCGCCGATACTTATGTACCACTTTATAAGGCCGGGTGAGCCTCCTTCAATGAGGTTAACGGTTTCACCTGCTACTTTTGAGAGGCAGATGCGGGTTTTAAAAATACTAAGATATAAAGTGCGGCCGTTAAGCGACCTGGTTAAGATGATGGAGAGTAGCGAGAAGATCCCCTACGGCACGGTTTTTATTACTTTTGACGACGGGAGCAAGGACAATTATATCAATGCATACCCCGTACTTAAAAAATACAGCCTGCCGGCAACGATGTTTATAATCACGCAGGAGGTGGGCAGGGATGACAGGTTAAACTGGAATGAAATACTCAAGATGCGCGATTCAGGCCTGATTGATTTCGGCAGCCACTGCATCGGCCCGGAGCCTTTAGTTAATCTTAAATCAGAAGAAAAAATTAAAGACGAGATATTCAGGTCAAAGGCGGTATTAGAAGATAAGCTCAATGAACCGATAGAGTTATTTGCTTATCCCGAGGGTCTTTTTAACGAAAGGATCCGCCAGCTTGTAATAGATGCAGGCTATAAACTTGCCTTTACTACTTCAAAGAAAGGCTATCCCGATAACGACCGCTTTGCGATGAAGCGCTTGAGGATCTCCGAGACTTCGGCAAATCCGATTGTATTCTGTATCCAGGTTTCAGGGGTGTATAATTTCATTAAGGAGCACCGTGATGACTAA